The window GAGATTATTCTCCTTTGCACTGCCAAAGCCATGGATAAAAATAATAAAAGGCAGCTGTTCCGCTTGTAGGTGCTCATCAATCACATGCAGGACGGGAATACTGTTAACTACTTCCTTATTTATGCCAATCAAACGAAAAACCCTCCCACACATTTGGATTATATCGGATTTTAAATCCGTTTGGTGTGAATTTTTTTACACCTTGGCTGTTTTATTGGTAACATGTTGTTTATAGACGCTGTAACAAATGTCACCACTAGTTTATCATTTTTACAGCGGGAATCATAAAAAATACCCTTATATAAAAAGTTTGCACTAAGAAGGAGCTGCCATGACAGAAAAACACTTGATTGCACTTGATTTGGATGGAACGCTGCTAACGGATGATAAGGTTGTCTCCGATAAAACGAAAAATGTTCTGGCGAAGGCAAGAGAAGAAGGCCATATTGTGATGATTTCAACAGGCCGGCCGTATCGTTCAAGCGAGATGTATTACCATGAGCTTGGTCTTGACACCCCAATCGTCAATTTCAATGGCGCCTTCGTGCATCATCCTCTCGACCAAACGTGGGGAGCGTATCATACCCCACTCGATATTAAGGTTGCAAAAGATATTGTTGAGGCATGCAGGAACTTTACATTCCATAATATTATTGCCGAAGTTATTGATGATGTATATTTCCATTACCATGATGAAAAACTGATTGACCTGTTCACGTGGGGAAATCCAAAAATCACGTCAGGGGACCTTGCCCAAAAGCTTGAGGACTCCCCTACTGCGATGCTAATCCACAGCGAGGAAGAGGATGTTAAAAAAATCCGTGCCCATCTAAGCGAGGTGCATGCCGAGGTCATTGACCACCGCAGCTGGGCGGCTCCATGGCATGTTATTGAAATTATAAAAACCGGGATGAATAAAGCTGTCGGAGTAAAGCGTGTTGCAGATTATTATGGAATTCCAAAAGAGCGGGTCATCGCCTTTGGAGACGAAGATAATGACCTTGAAATGATTGAGTACGCTGGTAAAGGTGTAGCGATGGGTAACGCAATCGATGCACTTAAAACACTCGCCAAGGATATTACCCTGACCAATCAGGAAGATGGAATAGGCGTGTACCTTGAGAATGCTCTAAATTTGAAAACAAAAATCTATTAGATTTACCCTTGCCCTGCCATAATTGGCCGGGCTTTTTTCTTGTTTAAAAAGTCATTCTGTCATCGTTTTCCTATATAGGGAGTGCCCTATAAGCACATACTAACATTGAAACAGCTTGTCTGTTTCAAACTGTAAGCTCATAAATGGAGGGATACCGAATGGGTCGACGATCAAGGCGTTTTGTAAAGCAAGGGTCGGATTCAGTATCGAGGCATAGCCAGCGCATCCCGTACCATATGACGTTTGCCGAAGCCGAGGAACGCAAATTGGCAGATAACCGTGAGTCCTCGAACGGAGGTATATAACACATGGCCAATCAGCTTTTTCAACAGGCAAGGCATTTTACAGCAACTGCTCTGACTGCACCAACTGAAGGAAGGCAGGAAGCCATAGCCAAAGCGAAAAACGCTCTTAGCTCTGCATATGCCAACTCCACCAGGGCTGAGCAGATTCAGCTTGGCGAAATGCAATCAAGGCTTGATAACCTCGAATAACATAATTGCATGATGCAGCTAGCTGTACGTCAAATATGAGCAAAGGAAAAGCCGGGATATCCGTCCCGGCTTTTTCTGTCTAGCTCCACAAGGAAAGCTTCCCCAAAAATTGTATCGCACGAAATTACGCGTTAGCTCACAGGAGGAGCGCCTAGCCAGCGCTTTTCTTATTGATTGGTACCTTTAAATTGCTGAAGGACAATGGCCACAGGTTCTCCTGTTATTGAACCTCCAGGATTCTTTTCATACAAGTTTAGAATGAGTGTTCCGTTTTTTGGAAGCTTATTTGCAGGTATCGTCAGTGTTAATTCGAATTGTGCCCATTCAGGATATTTACTCCCCGAAACAACCTTCATCTCTTTAATCAGCTGATTGTGTCCATCCTCAACTGTATAAAAGAATTCCCCTGTCCGGGGCCTGGCCTTGCCAGAAACCGTATAACTGCCGTTTGAACCAGTTACTTTAATGGTATGAAAGACAGTGTTTTCAGACGGTTCTTCTGAACGTAGGTTGTCTCCGATTCCTGGAACCTGAATTTCTGTTTGCGCCTTCATTCCTTCAGGATTTACTTGCTTGCCATTGAACTTTACAGCTTTAATATGAACTGCTGCTTTATACAGTCCCTCTGGAACCCGTATTCCGTCCGCCGAATAGTTCCAAACATCCTTCCATTCCTTCGTCCCTCCTGCTGGAACTGTTACATTCTGGAATGCCTGGAGAAAGGCTTTACCTTTCGAGGAGGAGTACACTTCACTTCCATTCTTATCAAGAACCAAGACTTCATAAAACTCCGAGGTTGGAAATTCAAGTTTTGCTGGCCTGTCGGTAGGATTAAAGAGAATGATGCGGAATTGTGCAGCCTCCGCCCCAGGTTCGGCCTTGATTGATACTGTAACACCTGGTTCCGGGTTCTCTTGATTTTGGATAACTGGAATCCAGGCAGACAGAAGCAGCCAGGAAGCGATTAGCAGATTCATGATGATCCCTCCATATTTTCAAATTGACACCATTCATAGGTTCTTTTTTATAGGCCAAAAAAATACATCAGTCCCGCCGAAATAATCCCAGTACGGCGGTGGTGGGCATAATATTGGTAAAAGCATTAGGGTCTATTTCTTTAATAATCCGTTCAAGATCGAATAACTCATAACGGGTAATCACAACCATGAGGATTTGCTTGTCTTCATTTGTAAAAGTCCCTTTGGCTGGAATTTCAGTGATTCCTCTTACTAGGGTTGATTGGATCGTTTTGCTTAACTCTTGGCTTTTTTTCGAAACAATTAGCGCCGTCAGTTTCTGGGCCCGTGTGTGAATCGCATCTATCACTCTTGTGGAAGCATAAAGGTTCACAAGGGTATATAAGGCTTTTTCCCAGCCAAATAAATATCCAGCCGACAAAGTGATGATTGAATTTAGAGCGAAAATATAGATTCCAACCGGTTTGTCCTTTACCCTGGAGAGGACCATTGCAATGATATCGAGTCCCCCTGTTGAAGCGCCCCATTTTAACGTAATGCCAATGCCAACTGCAGCAATGACTCCACCGAAAACCGCATTCAGAAGGATATCATTGGATATATGCCTTACCGGGATGAGTTCAAGGAAAAAAGACATAAGGACAACACTGATAAAGCTGTAAATCGTGAAGGACCTCCCTACCTTTTTCCAAGCAAGGATGGTAACTGGGATATTCAATATAAGTACCAATAAGCCTGTTGAGATTTCAAAAGGTGTAATTCCGGTAAGAATCCTTGAAAGCAGCTGTGCGGCACCCGTAAATCCAGAAGCATACACATCGGCTGGAATTAAAAACAAATTCATGCCGATTGCATTAAGCAAGGCACCGATGATGACAATGAACAGTTTCTTTGTATGAAGCCAATTCATTCGTTCAGCCCCTTTCCATACTTACCTGTATAGTTCCCGTTTTCAGCTAAATATGTCCAAACTTCATTGTATTTTTTAGGTGAAACCGATAAACTGAAGAAAGAGAACAAGTTTGAAAGCAGGTGATAGTATGGCAGTAAGACTATTTGCGGACAGCGCATGTGATTTGCCACTGGCTTTTTATGAAGAGAATGGGGTCGGCCTTTTCCCATTGAAGGTCCTTCTTGACGGTGAAGAATACGAGGATGTGCGGACCATTTCCCCAAAAACAGTATTTGAAGCGATTCGAAACGGCAAGATGCCAAAGACATCCCAGGCCTCGCCTGCTGGTTTCGAAAAAGCATTTACCGAAATGGCAGAAAATAAGGAAGATGGAATATACATAGCGTTTTCATCCCAGCTCTCCGGTACTTACCAGACAGCAGTCATGGTCCTCGAACAGGTGAAAGAAAAATATCCTGATTTCAGACTGTCCATTGTGGACACAAAAAATGCTTCTCTCGGATATGGTCTTATTGTCCTTGGAGCAGCTAAACTCGCAGCGTCAGGGGCATCAAAAGAAGAAATTCTTGCCGATGTAGAATTCCGAAGCAAGCATATGGAAAGTTTGTTTACAGTCGAAGACCTCGATCATTTGGCAAAAGGCGGCCGTGTTTCAAAAGCGTCAGCATTCCTTGGAGGACTTTTGAATATTAAACCGCTGCTGAATGTTGAGGACGGCAAGCTTGTCCCGATCGAAAAAATTCGCGGTAAGAAAAAGCTATTGCGCCGTGTCGTTGAAGTGATGGGAGAGCGCGGACAGAATTTAAATCAGCAGGTAATAGGCATCAGCCACGCCGATGACCTTGAAACCGCAAATGAAATGAAGCAAATGATTGTTGATGCATATAGCCCGAGGGAAGTCTATATTACCGACATCGGCTCGGCAGTGGGCGCACATACAGGACCTGGAACTATTGCGATTTTCTTTCTGAATGAGCTCCGCCGTTCCTAATTTTTTTTGTAAAAGCGTTCTGCATACTCCTTTCCGGTTCTACAGACACTAAGTCTGTATTATCTGGAAAGGAGTTTTTACTATGCCCCACACATCAGACAATGACAAAAAAGCAAAAGACAATAACGCACTCCGCCACGAAAAAAACATGATGCGCGAAAAGAACCGTAAAGCCGGCAGGGATTCGTATTCCAAGAAGACCGATCATTTATAGTTAAGGAAGGCCCGGATATACGGGCCTTTTTTTTTTATACTCTGATTAGTACTAGAAAGTACTATTCACCAAAGCTGCACTTTTTCACTACACCTAACATGCACATAGTATTTTTTCACTAGCATTACTCAGAGACTCACTAGTCACATGCTATAAAAATGTAGTAATACTCTGAGTAGTACTAGAAAGTACTATTCATCAAAGCTGCACTTTTTCACTAAATCTAACCTGCAGGATGGCAATTTTTCACTAGGATTACTCAGAGACTCACTAGTCATACGCAATAAAAATCTAGTAATACTCTGAGTAGTACTAGAAAGTACTATTCATCAACGCTGCACTTTTTCACTACACCTAACATGCAGGATGGTAATTTTTCACTAGCATTACTCAGAGACTTACTAGTTACACCTTGCGAAAATATAGTAACACTGACAAACATCACATTGTATTTTCCTAATACAAATACTGAATACAGCACTTTTTAACCAACGAATATCCGTAAAAAAGCCGAACCCATAAATTGGATCCGGCTGCAACCTGCGCTTATTGTTCCTTTTTATACGTCCAGGCGCCTTCCTGATACACTTTGCCATCCTTCATTAATTTTCCAAGCGCCCGCTTGAATGCGCCTTTGCTCATCCCGAAACGCTCCTTGATATCATCAGGCTGGCTTTTATCGGTAAACGGCATCGCGCCATTACGAGACAGAAGGTAATCAAAGATGGATTCAGCATCATCTTCAAGTGAATCCTGTTTCCGCGCAAGCAAGGATACATTTACGGAACCATCCTCTTTTACATCAATGATCCGCCCTTCAACTTTTTGCCCGAGACGCGGTTCTTCGGCACGCTGTGATTCATGAATGAAGCCCCTGAAACCTTCGAGTGTATGGATCCAGCTTCCTACCTTCGCGGTCCTGTAAATATGACCCTGCACATTTTTATTAAAATCAGAGCGTGTTGCTTTTGCTGAAATCTCCTGGATGACTGGATCTGTTGCAAGCTTCGCATATAGCCTGTACTGGCGATTCACTCGGATTGTGGCATAAACCATATCCCCCACTATCGGCCAGATGGACTTGTGCGCTGGCAAATCCTCTTCGCCCAGCAAAATGTCCTTCTGGATACCGATATCCAGGAACACACCAATGCCTGGTTTTGTATCAACAACCTTCAGCCAGGCATACTCGCCTGCTTTAATCGAAGGCATTTTAGAGGTCGCGACCACCCGTCCATGAGCATCGGGGTATAGGAAAACCTCGACTTTGTCCCCTTCCTCATATTCTGACTCAGCTTCATTGCTGTGAAGCAGCACATCCTCTTCTCCATCGGTCAAAAAGAACCCGTAAGCTGCTTTCCTTGCAACATCCAATGTTACTATTTGTCCTACCTGTTCAATTAAAGCCATTATTGTACCTCCATCTATTTCTTCTGGGACCTGGTACGGCCGTTTGGCACTATCCCTCTCTTTTGCCATCTATTGTTTCACCTTCTATATTCTACTATAATGGAACATGGAAAGAAAAATCGTATCGGAGGTATTTCATGTCAAAAGATAGCTCATTTGATATTGTATCCAAAGTTGATTTTGAAGAAGTCAAAAACGCCTTAACTGCAACTGCCAAAGAAATCTCAACTCGCTATGACTTCAAAGGATCGAAAAGCCAGGTAACGCTGGATAAGGAAGAGCTTGTGCTTGTCTCTGATGATGAATACAAGCTGGGCCAGCTGAAGGATGTTCTGATTAGCAAACTGATCAAGCGCGGCGTGCCGATCAAGAACCTTGATTATGGAAAAATCGTGGGTGCCTCTGGCGGAACAGTTCGCCAGCGTGCAAAGCTTGTTCAGGGTATCGACAAAGACAATGCCAAGAAAATCAATACGCTTATTAAAAATAGCGGCCTTAAGGTGAAAAGCCAAATTCAGGATGACCAAATCCGTGTAACGGCAAAAAGCCGTGATGACCTGCAGAGAATCATTGCCGCAGTCAAGGAAGCTGACCTCACAGTTGATGTTCAATTCCTTAATTACCGCTAAATGTATTGTGTACAACCGGGATAAAATGTCCCGGTTGTTTTTATCTTTTTTTGACCTGTAAGCGGGCAGTTTTTTGAGGTCTCCATAAAATTACCTCTATAGCCGAAGATCAATTTTTAAGCATTACTCTTTTAAATACCCCAAAACTTTCCCTTCAATAGCCGATTTATCCAGTGCTTCGAAATATCTTGAGTCCGCCCCCCTAAACCAGTCATCACTCAGCACGAATACTAACTGACCCCCCCCTTCTTGATGAAGGTGGGCTAGCCACTTTTTTTCCGCCTGTTCCCGCCTTCATTAGCCGAATGAAGGTGGGCTAGCCACTTTTTTCCCGCCAAATGAAGGTGGGCTAGCCACTTTTTTCTGCCTGTTCCCGTCTTCATAAGCCGAATGAAGGTAGGCTAGCCACTTTTTTTCCGCCTGTTCCCGCCTTCACAAGCAAATTGGAAACATGCTCAATCCTAAAATTAGAGCTCTTCCGTTTTTTTCCACGTTAGTATTTGCCTTAAAAAAGGAAATATGGGGGTAGGACTAATTTTAGGAGGCTGATACGATGAACGAAGAAAAACTTCCAAAGAAGTTCCCGCCACAGGAACAGGAACACCAGCCTGGGGTTGAGGGAAAAATGGATCCGGAACCGATTTCGGTTGACCCTAACTACAAGGGCAGCGGAAAATTGAAGGACAAGGCTATCCTGATTACGGGCGGCGATAGCGGTATTGGTAAATCAGCGGCGATTTATTTTGCCAAGGAAGGCGCGGATGTAGCGATTGTTTATCTCGATGAAACATCAGATGCCGATGATACACGGCGCCAGATTGAGGATGAAGGGAGAAAATGCCTGCTTATCCCTGGTGATGTTGGCAATGAGTCATTTTGTAAGGTCGCTATTGAAAAGACAATTGAGACGTTCGGCAAGCTTGATGTCTTAGTGAACAATGCTGCGGAACAGCATCCGCAGGACAGCTTGCTCGACATTTCATCGGAGCAGCTTGAAAAGACATTCCGTACCAATATTTTCTCAATGTTTTATTTAACTAAGGCAGCTCTGCCACACTTGAAAAAAGGGGCTTCCATCATAAATACTGCTTCTGTGACGGCTTATGAAGGAAATCCAACACTTATTGATTATTCATCCACAAAGGGCGCGATTGTTTCCTTTACCCGTGCACTTTCCAATTCTGTTTCCAAAGATGGAATCCGTGTGAATGGTGTTGCGCCAGGTCCGATTTGGACGCCGCTCATCCCGGCAACATTCGATGCAGAAAAAGTTGCCAAGTTCGGGTCTGATACGCCAATGGGCCGCGCAGGACAGCCATTTGAACTTGCACCAGCCTATGTATTCCTGGCTTCCGATGATTCTTCCTATATTAGCGGACAAGTCCTCCATATTAACGGAGGAAAGGTCTTAAACGGATAACCACTAATTCACGAACAAGCCGCCCCACAAGGAGCGGCTTGTTTATATTTTTGATAAAATAATTCTTTCCCCGCTTGGCCCAGCCGAGGAGCTTCTTTCGACCAGATGATGCTTGATAATAATCCGCTTCGTCGGTTCTTCTGGCTTTTTGATCATTTGAATCAAGCTTCTGGACGCCTGGAAACCAAGTTCGAAGATATTGATATCGACTGAAGTGAGCGGCGGCCGGGCCATTTCTGCCAATAGGACATTGTTGAAGCTGACGACCGATATATCCTCAGGAACCCGGACACCCAGCTCATCCAGCATATTGAGAACACCCAGTGCCATGAAATCATCGGCAACAAGCATGGCCGTTGGCTGGTCAGTGTGTTCCATTAGTTCACGGACTGCCTCCATGCCGCCTTCCCGGAGGAATTCTTCATGGGAAACATATTCCGTCCTTAACTTAATGCCGAATCCCTCAAGGGCAAGCTTGTATCCATTCAGGCGGTCAATCGTGACAACGAGATCTTGGCTACCTCCAATAAACGCTATTTTCTGGTGGCCGAGTTCAATCAGGAATTCTGTTGCCTGTTTAGCTGCCTGGACATTGTCATTGTCTACATGGGTGATCTGTCCAACATCTTTATATGGCTTGCCGACAACCACAAACGGAAAATCACGTTCCATTAGATAATTAATGACTTTGTCCTTCACCTTCGAATATAGAAGGACGACACCATCGACACGCTTTCCCTGTACCATGTGAATTACCGCATCGAGGATTTCTTCATCCGTTCCTCCAGTGGTCATCTGAAGCGCATAATTTTTTGCCCTTGCCCCTTCGCTAATCCCTTGAAGGACGACAGGGAAAAATGGGTTCTGAAAACCAACATCAGCGGATGGCATGATTACACCTATTGCCTGTGTTGACTGGCTAGCCAGGCTCCTTGCGATAAAGTTTGGATGGTAGCCAAGCTTCTCCATAGCTTCTTTTACTTTTTGCTTTGTCTTCTCACTAATTCTGGGATTGTTGGCAATTACCCTCGAAACCGTTGAAGGGGCCACATTTGCCATTTTGGCTACATCTTTAATTGTAACGGCCATCTTACTCACCCCTTTCCAAAAGAAAATATCTAAAAATACACTATTTGCTGACAATACTATTTTTCAATAATTATAAACGAAATGCTATCGTTTTTGCCGTTTCTTCAAAGGATTTTTTTATCTGGCCATCCAACTTCATTGAAACTTCACCTTCAATACCGTGGATAACCAATTCGATTTCATTCCAGACAGGTTTGAAGCTTCCATCGTCGGTAAATGAAACCGAAACGATATTATTCCTCTGCTCAAAGGCAAACCTGCGTTTTATATAGCATCCTTCTTCATAACTGAATGTACTGCCATCATCATCGTAAACTTCCAATTCACTAAAAGAGCCTTCCTTATAATAAAGATGGATAATAAGCCGCTGATCTGGAAGAGATGCGGATAGCTTTGCATCCGTAAGCGCGAGAGCCGTTCCCTTTTTTATAAAAATCGGAAGTGTTTCAATCCCGGCGCTTGCAAGATGATGTGTCCCGCCTTGAACAGGTTGGTCAGTCCAATAATCCACCCAATCTCCTTCTGGCAGGTACACAGCCCTGCAAACCGCTCCCGGCTGCATGACTGGTGCAATAATGACGTTGTTTCCAAGCATAAACTGGTCAGAAATATTCCAGGTTTGCGGGTCGTCCGGATATTCCATCAGCAACGGCCTCATGACAGGTACTCCCGTTGCGTTAGCCTCCGCAAACAAGGTGTAAAGCTGGGGCATCCACTCATAGCGAAGGCGGATATAGCTCTTAATGATCTCTTCATATTTTTCCCCGAATGACCACGGCTCCTGCCTGACCGATCCAAGAACAGAATGATTCCTAAAGTAAGGAGTAAAAGCTCCCACCTGCATCCATCGTGTCAGGAGTTCTCCATTTGAATCGTGGGCAAACCCGCCAACATCCGGGCCGGCCAGCGGGACACCAGACAGGCCTAGATTCATGACCATAGGCAGAGACATTTGCAGATGCTCCCAAAAGCTGCGGTTATCCCCGGTCCAAACCGCGGCATAGCGCTGGATGCCGGCAAAGCCTGCTCTCGTCAGAACGAAGGTGCGCTTTCCCTTAAGCAGGTTTTTCATTCCATTATAAGTAGCTTCCGCCATCCTTAATCCGTACACATTATGAAGTTCTTTATGGGTTTTGGGGTTTCCATCGTTCTTATGGATGACATTCAGATCCATTGTTTTCGTCTCATTAAAAACCGCCGGCTCATTCATGTCGTTCCATATGCCTTCGATTCCTTTTTCAGTATAGAAATTATGCAGCTCTCCCCACCAGTCACGAACCTTTTTCTCCGTAAAATCTGGGAATGCGCTTGTTCCTGGCCAAACATCGCCGAAGTAAATATCACCTTCAATGTATTTGCAGAACTGGTCCATCCGTACCCCTTCAGCATACACCCCATATTCAGGATCCTTTTTTACCCCGGGGTCTACAATCGGGACAAGCTGGATGCCATCTTCCCGCAAATCATCAGCGAGTTTTTTCAAGTCTGGGAATCGCTCCTTGTCCGTTGTGAAAACTCTGTACTCATTCATATAATGTATATCAAGATAAATAGCATCGAGCGGAATGCCTTTTTCCTTAAAAAGCCGGGCAAGCCTTCTTACTTCCTGCTCGGATTCATAGCTATACCGGGATTGGTGATAGCCAATTGCCCATTTCGGCGGAAGCGGCATCCGCCCAGTCAATTTCGTATACTGTTCCATGACTTCTTTAGGCGTTGGCCCAGACAGTATATAATAGTCAAGCTGTCCCCCTTCGGCAGCAAATGAATAAGTTTTTCCATCGGTACCAAGATCAAACAACGTTCTGAATGTATTATCAAAGTAAACACCAAACGTTTGGCCACCCGTTAAAACCATGAAAAATGGAATAGACTGATAGAGTGCATTTGTTTCAGGATTGTGTGGTGCAAAAACATCACTATTCCACATAACAAGCTTCTCACCACGCTTGTTGAGATGGCCAGTTTTTTCGCCAAATCCATAAAACTGCGCATCTTCATTAAGCCTTTTCACACATTTAACTTCCTTATTATAAGAAGTATACATTCCGCCTGGCGTTTCTTCGGCAAGCACTGCGCCGTTCGAGTCCTCAACCTTAATCCTCAGCGGCGATTTTTCTATGATAATTTTCAATTCTGGAGTAGATAAGTTAAAACGATCATCTTCCTCGTTAAAGGTTACGTTTGTTTCTTCGCCCTGGAAAGTTACGGCCGGACTTGTTTCCTCTGAAGCATTATCGGAAAAGTTGGCTATGACTCGTACAGTTTTTTCATTATAAAATTTAATTTTCACAAACCCATTTTCAGCCTTCATTTCAAGCCCATGCTTCAATACTGTTTGCTCCACTACATTGCCGATATCGATGTTCTTAACAGCTAGTTCGGCCGTTTTCTTGCCTGGCTGTATTGCAAAACTTGTATCCAGCATTAACACCACTCCCAAATTTAAACATTCTGTTGTTTTTTTCTACTTTTGATAAAAAGTAATGCCATACCCACACCTAAAATGGCTGCAAAACCGATTAAATAAGGCGTTCTATTAAAGCTCTCCTCTTCCAATGAATACATTTCAGCTCCTCCACTACCAACCGGGATGCTGTATCCATCGCTATCGGAAGAAATAGATTGATTGTCGAGTAATCCTTGGAGGGATTTGTTTTCACCCAGCTTTTCAATAGGAATTTTGACAGTTTGGTCACTGGATGTATTATTGATTGCTATAATAGTTGTTTCGGCATTGTATTGTCTTTTAAAAATTGCCATGCCGTCTTTCTCGTGTAACTTTTCCAGGGTTCCTCTTGTAAGAGAAACACGTTCTTTCCTGAGTTCCCCAAGCCGGGAAATATAGTCAATCAGTCCATTTTCAACAGTGAAATCCATTTCCCTGCGGTTGTCCGGATCATTCGTCCCATCCAAGGCTATTTCGCTGCCGTAGTAGATGATTGGGATTCCAGGTGCTGTATACATATAGGTAAGCGCAAGCTTCCAGCGGGAAACCGGGTCTTCCTTTGCCAGCAATGCTTCTCGTGTAAAACGGACCATGTCATGATTATCAATGAATGTTCCCATCAGAAATGGGTCTTCATACAATACTTTGTTTCTTGCGGCTGTTGAAAAAAGCCAGTCCAGCGTCTGATCCGGTTTGGCAAATGCCTCCCGAAGCTGCTCGTGAAGCGGGAAATCAACGAACCCATCAATCCCGGCCTTATCATATTGGGCGATATAATTCGGATCATCCGTCCATACCTCGCCAATTAGATAGAAATCCTCTTTCTGTGCCTTTACCTCTTTTGAAAACTCTTCCCAGAAGCTGACGGGTACATGGCGGACCGTATCAAGGCGGTAGCCGTCTATCCCTGTTTCGGTAATCCACCATTTGGCCGCATCAAGCAAGTAGTTTTTTACAGCCGGATTATCTTGATTAAAATCCGGAAGATCATATAGCCAATTATTCTCAAGCTCCTCCTGGCTTTCCCAATTAACAATAGGTTTCTTGACATGGAACCAGCCTGCTTTATCAGGGTCGTTTTGCCATGGATGGCTTGGGCCGACATGGTTGACAACAAAATCAAGAATGATTTTGATATCACGCTTATGCGCTTCCTCTACCAGCTTCTTAAACTCACTAATCGTTCCGAAATGTTCATCGGTTTTGTAAAAATCATTAATCCAATAGCCATGGTAGCCACCGTCTTCATTATCAAAAACTGGTGTCAGCCAGATGGCTGTGAAACCCATATTCTTTATATAATCCAATTTGTCGATTATTCCTTTAAAGTCACCGCCATGATAAGCCTTTGGGTCATCAGGATTGGCATTAAAATCATTATTCGCATCACCGTTGCTGAACCTGTCAACCATCAGGAAGTAAATAGTCTCGTCCTGCCACTGCCTCTCAGCCTTTTCGGCAGCTTGAACCGGTAATGCACCAAGGGCAAAACAGATTGCCAATAGCAGAATTGCAGCTTTTTTCCCCATAGTGTTTCTCCTCTTTTTGCGCAACTTGTATGAACGTGAAATGCTTGGGAAATTCAAAGATCCTTGTTTTTTCATTCAGAAATATGCTTTAAAAAAGGGAAGGAGGCTTCCCCCCTTCCCTACGTGTTTTCCATTAAAGGTGCCGGGCAGCCTAACACTTATCGGCTAGCCTTATTACCCTTTTGTTCCGCCTGCTGTCAGGCCGGATACGAAGAAACGCTGGAAGGACAGGAACAATATCGCGATCGGTACCGCAATTAGTACAGCCCCGGCTGCAAATGTTGTAAACTCGGCGCCAAATTGCTTGGCAACCATGTCGTAAAGCCCAACAGCAAGGGTATATTTTGTTTCTGTCCTAAGCAGGATACTCGCGATGATAAAGTCACCGAATGGGGCAATAAAAGCGAAAAGAGCAACAACTGCAATAATTGGAGTTGCCAGCGGCATAACAAT is drawn from Bacillus sp. FJAT-18017 and contains these coding sequences:
- a CDS encoding YajQ family cyclic di-GMP-binding protein; protein product: MSKDSSFDIVSKVDFEEVKNALTATAKEISTRYDFKGSKSQVTLDKEELVLVSDDEYKLGQLKDVLISKLIKRGVPIKNLDYGKIVGASGGTVRQRAKLVQGIDKDNAKKINTLIKNSGLKVKSQIQDDQIRVTAKSRDDLQRIIAAVKEADLTVDVQFLNYR
- a CDS encoding BsuPI-related putative proteinase inhibitor, with amino-acid sequence MNLLIASWLLLSAWIPVIQNQENPEPGVTVSIKAEPGAEAAQFRIILFNPTDRPAKLEFPTSEFYEVLVLDKNGSEVYSSSKGKAFLQAFQNVTVPAGGTKEWKDVWNYSADGIRVPEGLYKAAVHIKAVKFNGKQVNPEGMKAQTEIQVPGIGDNLRSEEPSENTVFHTIKVTGSNGSYTVSGKARPRTGEFFYTVEDGHNQLIKEMKVVSGSKYPEWAQFELTLTIPANKLPKNGTLILNLYEKNPGGSITGEPVAIVLQQFKGTNQ
- a CDS encoding YitT family protein: MNWLHTKKLFIVIIGALLNAIGMNLFLIPADVYASGFTGAAQLLSRILTGITPFEISTGLLVLILNIPVTILAWKKVGRSFTIYSFISVVLMSFFLELIPVRHISNDILLNAVFGGVIAAVGIGITLKWGASTGGLDIIAMVLSRVKDKPVGIYIFALNSIITLSAGYLFGWEKALYTLVNLYASTRVIDAIHTRAQKLTALIVSKKSQELSKTIQSTLVRGITEIPAKGTFTNEDKQILMVVITRYELFDLERIIKEIDPNAFTNIMPTTAVLGLFRRD
- a CDS encoding CvfB family protein, giving the protein MALIEQVGQIVTLDVARKAAYGFFLTDGEEDVLLHSNEAESEYEEGDKVEVFLYPDAHGRVVATSKMPSIKAGEYAWLKVVDTKPGIGVFLDIGIQKDILLGEEDLPAHKSIWPIVGDMVYATIRVNRQYRLYAKLATDPVIQEISAKATRSDFNKNVQGHIYRTAKVGSWIHTLEGFRGFIHESQRAEEPRLGQKVEGRIIDVKEDGSVNVSLLARKQDSLEDDAESIFDYLLSRNGAMPFTDKSQPDDIKERFGMSKGAFKRALGKLMKDGKVYQEGAWTYKKEQ
- a CDS encoding Cof-type HAD-IIB family hydrolase, translating into MTEKHLIALDLDGTLLTDDKVVSDKTKNVLAKAREEGHIVMISTGRPYRSSEMYYHELGLDTPIVNFNGAFVHHPLDQTWGAYHTPLDIKVAKDIVEACRNFTFHNIIAEVIDDVYFHYHDEKLIDLFTWGNPKITSGDLAQKLEDSPTAMLIHSEEEDVKKIRAHLSEVHAEVIDHRSWAAPWHVIEIIKTGMNKAVGVKRVADYYGIPKERVIAFGDEDNDLEMIEYAGKGVAMGNAIDALKTLAKDITLTNQEDGIGVYLENALNLKTKIY
- a CDS encoding DUF3813 domain-containing protein, encoding MANQLFQQARHFTATALTAPTEGRQEAIAKAKNALSSAYANSTRAEQIQLGEMQSRLDNLE
- a CDS encoding DegV family protein, whose protein sequence is MAVRLFADSACDLPLAFYEENGVGLFPLKVLLDGEEYEDVRTISPKTVFEAIRNGKMPKTSQASPAGFEKAFTEMAENKEDGIYIAFSSQLSGTYQTAVMVLEQVKEKYPDFRLSIVDTKNASLGYGLIVLGAAKLAASGASKEEILADVEFRSKHMESLFTVEDLDHLAKGGRVSKASAFLGGLLNIKPLLNVEDGKLVPIEKIRGKKKLLRRVVEVMGERGQNLNQQVIGISHADDLETANEMKQMIVDAYSPREVYITDIGSAVGAHTGPGTIAIFFLNELRRS
- a CDS encoding DUF3941 domain-containing protein, whose product is MPHTSDNDKKAKDNNALRHEKNMMREKNRKAGRDSYSKKTDHL